AAGAATATCCCTTCCCAACAAACATCCCATTTTTCGACATTATTAACTTGTCGGACTCTAGAACAGTCTTTATACCGTTCTTACATAATAAATTTGCAGACACAAGATTCTTTCTAATTTCTGGAACATGCAGTACATTAAGCAACGTCAATTTCTTCCCAGAAGTAAATTGAAGTTCAAcggttccttttcctagaacttTGGCGGAATTATGATTCCCCATTAAAACTTCTTGATTGTCCGTTGATGCTTCATATGTCTTGAATTGTGCATTGTCATTGCACACATGTATAGTAGCCCCTGAGTCGAGCCACCAATCGGAGGATTTTATTACCGCTGCCATATTCAGTTCGGTAATCATGCCAATATGCATCATTGATACCATTGCAACAATGTTATCAATTCCAGAGTTTTCCACCATATTTGCGCTATTGGTCTTATTGGCATATTCCTCACTTGCTTTTCTGTGTCTACAATCACGAATGTAATGGCCTTTCTTTCCACAATGGTAGCATACACCATTTGcattcttttgattgttgttggaattggtcttcttaaacttccttttgtcaattttgactttgaagttctttttatatttgtttccttcgacaatgtgaactttagagaaatcttgatttgcaaaattcttatcatgatttcgagtttcctcttcaatttgaatacccTTTTGCAAATTCTCTAAACTAATATCTTCCACCATGTGTAGAAGTTTCTTTCTATAGTTATTCCATGTTTGGGGTAATTTTGCCATAATAGCCCCAACTATCATAGGATCCGGAATAACTATTTTAAGTTCACGAAGCTTTGAAACCAAGACCAATAATTCATGAACTTGGTCTAGGATGGGTTTGTTATCAAACACAgtgaattcataatatttgaacattaaaaTTTTATCGGTACCTCTTTTTTCCGTTGTGTACTTGTGTTCAAGTGCTTCCCAAATTTCCTTTGGAGATTGAATGTGTGCATACAGGTCATATAAACGATCAGATAATGTGCCCAAGATGTGTCCTCGATATaccaattcatcttcttcacgctTCTTTCGATCGGCAACTATATTGTCCGAGTCTTTGTCACTTGGTTCACGAATAGGCTCCAATTTCGGGTCCAACACATATATGACATTTAGAACAGTAAGCGTGAAACGCATCTTGTCCTTCCATCgggtgaaatttgatccatcaaATTTGTCTAACTTGTAGACATCTTGATTGATAATCTTTAAAGCCATGTTATCAGATTTGTTATCCATAacgaaaataacactttaagattgttagattaaatatagaaatatggagaataatccgaataatgactttgaggtacgacttgaatcgtttccttaaagtgttatttgcccctcactcgaatgagtttgctaaagggttcttggcaaatcacttccaagatacaacaaagtatggaatattcgattagcaaaaccgaattatattcccttagaaataactagaaagaaattgtatgaatgtgatgaagagagaaaagagagcaaagaaattatgtagacaacaaatttctgaatgattcttttctactaatgttaccactatatatagagagaattaCACCCTTTAGACACATCCTTTGATTTGAGTATGTCTTTTCACCATGGGATACAACACATTGCTTCATTATGTCCAATGGACATATCTAATACAAACACCAATTACCCAAAGATCATATATGTTGTAAAACATGCAGCAACCGTTGGGTATTAGCAAAAGGTTACAATGCTAATTTGAAAAGATATAATTGTTGGGTCAATGACCCAACTTCCCGTCAAACatccccatatatatatattattatatatataatatattattatatatatatttttaaaatattcaacatcaaaaatcaattttttcttaTTCAAATCAAACTACTCTCTTCATAGAAGTTGTTACTTATCCTATTTACCATAACATATCCAAATCACAGAAAGATCCAACGGTCCATTCATTCCAGATCCTCGAAATACTATCACAACCTTGAAAGTCTCACAGAAAATCCTGCAGTCATCTTTGGAGCTTAAAAACTCCAACTTCCTTAGCTCAAACAGAAATACTTCCTTTATAAAAGTTTCTCCTTATCATCTCTTGTATAACATATCCAAAAATCACAACAATCCAATCTATATGTTGACTTGTATGCCAGTTCGAACAGCAGATGTATGGTTGAGCTAGCCTTCTTGACCATCCTCTTTGCATGGCCAACATCTCCGGTTTTCTGTCGCTCACTTTCACGGAAGTTTTTCAGCAATTCGACTCATATTACATATTTAGAATTTCAGCTACATTAAAGCAGAGAAAGGGAAAGTGGCGAAGGAAGGAAGAGAACAAGAGGGAggaaatgaaattgaaaacaataaaaaggagAAATGGTAATGTATTGTTTATCATTTGTGTTGTTAAAGATTATTACTTTGGCAAGTGACATTTTACCACAGTGGTGAAAAAGAGTTGAGCCCTTGCATGAAGGCGTGGGTTCAAACCCCGTTGGTGTCTAAAATTTAACATATAATGTAATAatatctatcgtttgacaaaaaaataaaagattattACTTTGTTGTTGATATTATGATTATATTACTCTTGTTACTAATCAGTTTGATTtatgttgaaacttgaaagctTGTTAGAGAAAATGTGATTATTGATATCTATGTGAATATGACATATACATATGCATTGCAAAGCAAGAAAGAGAGTTGAGTTGTGAGGATATTCAAGGGATGAAGAATGCCTTGAATATAAAACAATGAATCTTGTAAATGTCAGGCGTTGGGGGAAATGGCTTGAGTATACAAATTGGTTgattataaaataatgaaatcttgTATATGTCAAACGTTGCGTGAAGAACTTGAATGCAACTAGGCTTCGGGGGAAGTGCCTATATAACAAAGTGAAATTgagaatttaattataaaatttggGCTTAAGGGATGAACAGGAGTTAACTCATATTCTAAGGTATTCATAGCCAAGTGAAATAAGCATGGTATGGAACATGCAGGCCTTGGGTATGTGTTAGCGAGATTAGAAGGGAGTGAGTACATTCACACATCTCATTgcacatatttatttatttgcaaGAATTActtatttcaattattatttttattcggTTGTGATGTAATTTGTGCACTAGTTTTCTTTTGCTGCGTTTCGAGAAAATTTATGTAGTAAACTCAAGATTATGTAAAATTTGTTATATGATGTATTGTGTTTCAGTTACATATagctattattttaatttttccttaTCATGTCTTGGTTATAGAATTTAAGATGTGGCTCACACCCTAATTCGTGAATAGTTCTTATTTGTAGGTTGGGACATAGCAAAAATCATCACTTAACGCCGTTGACCTAGCAAAtccaaattttcaaaacttgGAGCAGTTATTTAACATATTTTAAGAAATTTAGATTAATTTGAAATCATCTCAAAAGATTGAGTAGTTATTCGCACTTAACCAactttttatattataaataataaaatataggtaatgctagggagatcaaATTCTTTAAACTAAATGATGCAGTTGTAGATAATGATAACgtacttatttcttattggtgacctACAATGACGGCTCCATTGGTTCTAATTGCATATACCTACTAATTTATATGCCCTTTGTTTTGTAAGTCCATCTtcgttttatttgtttttcattcATCTATATTGATTTATGATTTCAGATGGGAAATTATAGTGTTTATTTGAGTTGATGgtattcaaattttgaaatttgagaTGGCGTTTGTATGTAGATGATTTCAATCTTTGGTTACATTGTATTTGATGGTCGCTTATTTTCTGtctggttgctgagaaaatgtaggaaaatgaaaaatatttaaaatttgaattttttttaaccgACAAAAACTGATATCATGGCGGGAGAGAAGGCAGAAAAAAAGAACCCATCATCATATAATTCAAAGTTCAACTTACTAAGCAGAGCACAAATTTCTtatcatctttttctttttccttttaattattttataaatttcatAACTTTTTTGTGCAATTGATAGCCGGATTTAAATGGAAGATTTTGGCTTTCTTTAAAGAATTTTATTTCTTAAAAAAGAAGATATTCTTTTCACAATGAGATTTTCTAGTGATTTTGCTTTCAACCTTGGAATTTTCTGGGGCTTTTTATGTTAAGCAAATTGTAATTTCTggtaatttttgttttcatattgGTAAACAACAGTTAATGACTTCCTGTTCTTCCTTAACAGTTCTAGTCTCAAGTCTCTTGTATTACTGATTTATTCCTCTTGCAGATGAGGGTATCTTATTTTCTCCTTTTCAAAAGGATTTTTGTTGAGGAATCCATATCATATTACGATTCCAAATTTGTTTTCAAATGTGATAAGGATATGATTCTGTATTGTCTTTTGCATGTTGTTAATGAGATTGGACTTTGGTATGGTCGCCATGGCGCTTCAAGACGAATGGTTCTTGAGTGTAGGACTCCGTTAATGGTTGCTTCTAAGTATGGTAGTGTTGACGTTGTGAAACTGATTCTCTCTCTTTCAAAGGCGGATGTAATCCTCTCTCTCGGCCCAGATAAGACCACTGCCCTTCACTGTGCTGTGTCTGGTGGGTCTGAAAAAGCTGTTGAAACTGTGAAGGTTCTTCTGCAGGCTGGTGCGGATCCCAATGCTACTGATGCCAACGGATGTTTCCCTTTAGATGTTATTGTTGCTCCTCTGAATTGTTCCAATCTGAAGGTTGTGCTTCAAGAGCTCTTACAATATGGTGGTTCAGTCCATGCTTTAAGTGTTAGTTTTGGATTTAGTTCACCATTTCTTTCAACGACTCCGACAAATAATTCCTTGCTATCATCAATCCCTGATTCAACATGTAACACTTATGACATACATGGTTCTTCTACACCTGAAAAGAAAGAACACCCTTTTGATCTGTCACTTCCCAACATCAAGGATAACATTTATGCCACAGATGAGTTTCGAATGTTTTCATTCAAGATCCGGCCTTGTTCGCGAGCATATTCACATGATTGGACTGAATGCCCTTTTGTGCATCCTGGTGAGAATGCAAGGAGAAGAGACCCGAGAAAGTTCCAGTATAGTTGTATGCCATGCTTGGATTTTCGCAAGGGGACATGTAGACGTGGAGATTTATGTGAATATGCTCATGGGGTTTTTGAGTGCTGGCTTCATCCAGCACAGTATAAGACTCGACTCTGCAAAGATGGCATGAGTTGCTTGCGTCAGGTTTGCTTCTTTGCCCACAAACCTGAGGAAATGCGACCCTTGTATGTTTCTACTGGATCTGCCATGCCATCCCCTCATTCAGCAACCTCTGCTGCTGCTTTCATGGACATGGCTGCAACTTTGAACGTGCTGCCTGGCTCGACCAAAGCTGTGGAGGCCATGTCACCTCCTTTTACTCCTCCCATGTCTCTTCATGATGGTATTTTCGACTCTTCCATGGCATGGCCTCAACAATATATCCCCGGTTTGTATCTACCAGGCAGCAATattcaggcaagtcgtctgagatctTCTTTTAATGCAAATAATGTTCCTACCGAGGAGGTTAACATGTTGCATAATTTTGAAATGCAACAACAGCAATCATTTCATGATGGGTCTTCCTTCTCGCATTCATACATCAGTGCTTCCTCAATGAGTCATCCTCGCCGTCAAGAAACCTTGACACCTTCAAATCTCAATGATGTTTTCGCTTCCCATCTCTCATCCCCTCGATTTGCTGACCAACTTGCAAACTCATCTGCTTTCTCATCCTCAAAAATATCTATTGTTCGCAATCAACTCCACCAGCAACAATCAATGTTATCTCCTATCAGAACAAATGTGTTCTCTCCAAGGATGGTTGACCAGAATCTCTTGCAAGTTCCATTTGGTCTTTCCTCACTGAGGATGATGTCACCTCGAAGCATGGAGCCTCTTTCTCCAATAGGCACTAGGGTCTCTACTCTTGCTCAGCAAGAGAAGCAGAAGCCGCTATACAGCCCCAACTCATGTGATGCTGGATCCAATGGTGTTGGTTCCCCTATGTCTATGTCAAAATGGGAGTCTAGCAGTGCAAAACTAGATTGGTCTGTTCAAACAGATGAGCCAGGTCATTTAAGCAAATTAAGTTATACAGAACACAATGTCAACGAGCCTGATGTTTCATGGATTCAATCTCTGGTGAAGGAATCACCATCTGATGCAAAGGAAATAACATCTGTTCCAGAATCAGGCACACTGCTACCTATCGAGTGTTCTAATTGAAACGTCATGCAGTTTCCAAAGCAGGGATTGAGCAGTTGCAGGTTTACCATGTTGCTGAGTGAAAACGAAATCATTTTTACTGGGCTTGGAGTCGGAGGTAGTTACAACAGAAATACAAATTCTTGAGTGGGTTGGTAACAGTAACAATAGAAGGAGGGTACTGAACAAAGTCTACAGAAAAGaaccattcatttttttttttggttgaaaaacggGGCTAAAAGCAAGAGCCCAAACAAACCTACTCAATAATAAATCTAGACCGGGAAAGTCGatcctcacaaataaaactcTATGAGAAGACCAACCCAGGTGAAGGATCTTCTCTCTCAAGTCCCAAGTCTATCATTACTTAAgtatttaaatttcttttttacCCTTAAATTATTTGTTATATAAAAGCAAAACTGCAGAAGCTCTTGTTCTaccattttttgtttatattattttgagcaacttttttctttcttccaatgTCAGACGCATCTTTGATACCGTAATGaaattaagaaataaatatatttatttatttttcctgaGTTGTGTGCTCTTTTTTTAATTGCTTTGGATTAGTTCCGGTGAACAAAGTGGAACATATTCTTTCAAGAAAGTGAAAGATGGTGCAATTTGCACCTGATGCAATTTTCTATTGTACTTTGGAGTATTCTATACTCTGGAGTTTTCAATCGTTGGATTCTTGATCAAAGATACGGTTACCAAGATCTAACGATTAAAACTCTGAGCAACTTAGAATCTTTAAATAAATTATTGCAGAGGCAGATGGTGATAAGAGTGTGGTACACTTGGTTCTTTCCTATCTTTGATTGTCCCTGCATTGCTTTTCCTCTACTTTCGTCAGTTTCCTTGTTATGAGAATCTGGTGGTGAGGTGGATTCCAATAGGAAGTTTGGTGGGTTAGGGCTTTTTGATTTGGATAGGTGGGAAGTTGGTTTTTGATTAGGATAAGTGGAAAGTTGCTTTATTTTTTGTATGgatttgttcatttttttttctcttttctttgagATTAAATTTGATGCTGGACCACTTATGAAATGATTTATTTTACTTTCTTTGTGTTGGGTATTCAAGCTCGTTACATTTTTTCAACATTGAATACAGAAGTAACGCTAGATTGATAACCCGGTTTTCTTCTGCGTTAGCACTTGAATTTCTCTGTGATTTATTCCTATCTTGATTAATATTTCAATTACATGAAATTAAGTTCACTTTCAATTTGGCTGTTCAGTCACCATGGATGCAATTGTGTGAGAAATATGCAGAGAATGTGCAGTCCTTTCTCAAACTACACTAAaaaacttgtacaaaaacaaatGCGTTGCGAAATATTTGATCAGGGATTTTCCCCAACATTGTAAGTTACACGCAGATATGGTTTTTGTATGATTTATCTTCATGTAAATGAAATCGGTAGCAGCAACGAATGGAAGCGAAAAAAAAACTGTTGAACTTTCGAATGAGTAAAACCGGTTCGCATTTATGCGCGGAGGAATTCCCAGGGTCCTGTTCCTGTTCCTATCCTGCAATTGCATACCAATATTGTAAGTTATGGGATTTTTTTGTGTTTGCGCGGGCAAAAACTGTAAGATTATACCTCCAAAATCCGGCAAATGTCCGAAGACTCATATAGATGGTCAAAGCAACCCAGATTCCAATGAATCCATTGGTATAGGAGAGTACAAACAGAACTAAGATGCTGACAATAGCCACCATAACCTGGAGAGAATGGTGATCATCAAGTTAACTTGTATCCCAAGGAACTAAATTTGGCTAATTAGCCCACataattacttgtattacaagAAGGGGACTAAAGACTTGCCATGGAAAAAGCTGAGTACACGAAATCAGATGCTCCAAAGTTGACACCGTCGAAAACAAATGCCAAGGCATTGATGGGCTGAGTAGCTGCAACAAACTGGTTTTGGATTGAAGACTGTTAGTTCAAATCGAAATGCCATTTAGGATTGAAGAAGTGTAAGTCAAACATTGTGTTCTGTTTCGAGACAAGGGGACTTACTGGAATGCCTATGCCAATGAGATGTAGCACATTGGCATCTTTTGTGAATAATCTTGCTCCATACTGCAACCCCACTCCGAGTATGGCAGCGAGcatcaaacccaaaaccaatcccAGCTGCAGTTTAAACGC
This window of the Malus domestica chromosome 03, GDT2T_hap1 genome carries:
- the LOC103418965 gene encoding zinc finger CCCH domain-containing protein 56-like, producing MRVSYFLLFKRIFVEESISYYDSKFVFKCDKDMILYCLLHVVNEIGLWYGRHGASRRMVLECRTPLMVASKYGSVDVVKLILSLSKADVILSLGPDKTTALHCAVSGGSEKAVETVKVLLQAGADPNATDANGCFPLDVIVAPLNCSNLKVVLQELLQYGGSVHALSVSFGFSSPFLSTTPTNNSLLSSIPDSTCNTYDIHGSSTPEKKEHPFDLSLPNIKDNIYATDEFRMFSFKIRPCSRAYSHDWTECPFVHPGENARRRDPRKFQYSCMPCLDFRKGTCRRGDLCEYAHGVFECWLHPAQYKTRLCKDGMSCLRQVCFFAHKPEEMRPLYVSTGSAMPSPHSATSAAAFMDMAATLNVLPGSTKAVEAMSPPFTPPMSLHDGIFDSSMAWPQQYIPGLYLPGSNIQASRLRSSFNANNVPTEEVNMLHNFEMQQQQSFHDGSSFSHSYISASSMSHPRRQETLTPSNLNDVFASHLSSPRFADQLANSSAFSSSKISIVRNQLHQQQSMLSPIRTNVFSPRMVDQNLLQVPFGLSSLRMMSPRSMEPLSPIGTRVSTLAQQEKQKPLYSPNSCDAGSNGVGSPMSMSKWESSSAKLDWSVQTDEPGHLSKLSYTEHNVNEPDVSWIQSLVKESPSDAKEITSVPESGTLLPIECSN